The Elaeis guineensis isolate ETL-2024a chromosome 5, EG11, whole genome shotgun sequence DNA segment TTGGTTAGTGCTATGGTTGGTTAGATGGGCACCCCTTTCAGTTCCATTGTGCAACAGCTCGTTCTCACCAGTTTTTTCACATCATCATTTTACATATATTGTTTTTACTTTTGATTTCACCTATTTCTTGCCTTCTGTTACAGGGATGCCCATCTACTCTTGGAAGTAACCGTAAGTCAGcagatttttttgaaagagtGCCAGCAAGAGACAAAAATGTAAGAGCCCTTTTCTCTGAAAAGGTGATAAGTCAAATTGAAAGGGATGTTGGTTGTAAGATAAAAATGGATGAAAAGTTTCTGATTGTCAGTGGGAAAGATAGACTAATACTGGCTAAAGGTGTAGATGCTGTGCACAAAGTGATTCAAGAGGATAAGGGCAAAAGTAGAAGCCCTACTGGTTCAAACAGGACACGATCCAGATCTCCTGATGAAAGTCCCAGGGGTGCTGAACTAAGACGTTCTGAATCTCAAAGGTCTCATTCTAGTCCGAGAAATACATCACGCTTTCAAAGCAGGGGTTTCAATCAGGACAGGCATGTTCAAGATCATGTACGTGAAGGTTCACAGAAATTGAGGGGTTCTTCGCAAGGTAGGGTCTCCATGCATAATGATAGTTACACAAGTTtttaagacatgaaaatatgtagTGATGTTTTTTTTCCTAGTGTCTCTTTTTATGTGATAAACCTTTGATAAATTACATGTTGAGATGTCCTTTTTTTGCAGCAAGAGGTAAGTCCAAGCTTTATGTGTTCGAATATGAAGTGATTTTCTCCATGGTTCTGGGTCAGAcagattttgattatgaaattttttacTGAAAGAATATCTCGACTTTTATGGGTTGGATGAGCTCGCAATTTCTGTATACTATCTGGCATCATTCCTCCTTGAATATAAGATAGACTCTAGTTAAAGCATCAATCTATCTTAGAGATATGGAATTAAAGTGCGATATCGCTTACATATTCTTCATTTCGCGAAGCTTATGCTAATGATGGGGGAAAAGGCCGTCCAGCTCGTTCAAAATCTCCACTACGCTCCTCTTTTGGTGGTGATGTGTATAGACCTTACGATGGGCACAGTCATAATACCGGGTTGCACAAGAGTGGTAACTGGGATATTGAGAGGCATGGAATGGATTCTCATTCGGAACGCAAATTTGACTTCCCTAATTACCCGCAGACCTTAGAAGAACTAGAAATGGAGTTTAAGAGGGAGGTGATGGAATTGGGAAGGGTCCGTGACCaagaagaggatgaagaaaaCTACAAACATCGGGAGGTATGATTCTAAACAGTTTCCAAACAGTAACATATTGGATGCTTTTAGGTTGATTCTGTTTAGCTTgaagattttagaaaaaaaaaggtaTTCACTGGCATGCAGCTGGATGCTAACCTTTGCTATCTCGTACATGTATTCCATATAATTACATACATAAACATCTGAATTAATATATAATGTACAGATATTTATGTGCATACTTTTGTTCGTACATACACATGAACACCAATATGAAATGACTGAATCATGTTAGATGATTTGCATCAGACACAGATGCATGTATTCAACCTTCATATATGCAATTTACTTCCACAAATGTCACCTTATACATATTGCTGTTTATGTATGCAATCTTCCTCTGTACATCAACACGTTGATGCATATACATACTACAAATACAAGCTCAGATATGCGAAGGTTATAATAAAGATGCATAACTGCATAACTTAGAGTTTTGCACATGCTGTACGATCCTTAACATCCTCCATGCATCAAATGCTCCACCAGTATTCCATTTGTTGGACTTggattatgtttttaatggatGAAATGAATGTTGTACTTCTCCCTTTTGTTTATAGGTCACACATAGAGTGCTGCTTGCTCCATGAGGTGTGTGCGAATTCTAACTCTTATATTAGCCTAGCATGTACATGCTCATGGGTAGATGTATTTTGTTTGGAGGACTGCATACAAACACTTGCTTTTAGACAGATGGGTGAATATTGACACACTAATGCCACCCATACTGATCGTGACCATAGAAGTGATGGGGGGAGAGGGAGACAATAATGATCAAAACTGGAAAAATTGCATTTGATGAGTAGTTAGATGGGGAAATTTATGTACTCAAAAATATCTCAAattgatcttagatctgaaatgaaaaaaaaatcaagtcatAGGAAAGGGTATTAAAAGAATTCAACAAAGTAACTGGAGAGCACTCCCCACTCCCATAGGGGAGAATacaaaaatgaataaaaaatcatatgattttacaATAACATTGGTAACAGATTATGATTTTCTATTATAATTTCTTTAAATTGTTTTGCTCAACAGATTTGAGGGCTTTGGTTGAAGGTTTATTTGAAGACACGGTTACATGCTCTAAATTTTAACTCTTCACTGCTGATCGCTATTGTAGAGCCGTTGATGTTGTCAGGTGtacaatgatttttaattggtaatATGGGAAAAGTAGTTCATAATCAGTCTGCAGTCCAGATAAGCTCATTGAGTTTCACATACATTGCTACATTATATTTTGGAGATGTCCAATGATTTTAGAGGAATACTTTTTTTGGCTACAAAGCTTAGAAAGGTCATGTTCTGTTGAAGTTAATCAGTTACGGTGTGTCGGAGCTGCTATTTGGAATTCTGTTATTCCTTTAATTTGTTAGCCCCCATGTTCAGAGTTCTGCTCCATAGCTGACCTATTTTGATGATAATATGCTTGGATGCTGATGACTTGCATTGTTCTTTTGGGTCAGGAATATCTTTTATTTGTTTGTAGATGGGCATACCCTAAGTGCTAACTCTCTCTAGTTTGGAATTTGGTGAAGCGGCACTGAATTTTAATGTCAGGCTCAGAAGTCAGAGCCAGTTGCAATTATATTTTTCAGTAATTAAATGAGTTTTAACAAGCAGACCTTCATATGGGTTAGTTAAGTCTTCTTACTGTTATGTTTTTAGAACTTTTTAAGTTTTCTTGCTGACCaaaatttgaagcaaaagggctCATCTACCCCAGGATATTCATTTATTATTAGAATATTCCTACTTTGGTTTTTTAAGCAGGCTAAACACTTTTAATATACTATTCTATTGTAATTTGATGTTTAACCTGGACTCTAAAATATCTGGAAATTCTCAAAAACAACACCAAACTCTTGTTGAGCCTTGTGTAAATTCTTTCACTTCATATCTAGTTAAGTAATCCTCCCTCGTGAACTGCAAGGCCCATGAAAAACTGTGATATTTTTGGTTGCGAGCCATTATGTTCTGCTGCACAaagctcattttttttttctaaaaaaaatgttGTTATAGTCATCATATGCTTGTTCATGAATGCACCATCCATCTAAGCATTGTAGGAAGGCTATTACTGCAGTTTTCTGACAAGGTGGCATTATAAGGTGCTATCATTTAAGATAAGAAGTAACTGACTTAGAGGAGGAAGAACAAATAGAATGGTTAATATGTTTTAAATTCACAAAGCAAGACTAATGAATACTTAACCATTTTTAGATTAATATAAAAAAAGTCATGTCACTTGAACCCTAAGTGATGCAAGAGCAATAGACCGACCATGTTGGCTCACCTCGTTTTGGTTCAACCTATCGTTAATAGTTATACTTTAATTATGTATTCATAAATGTAGGGTGTCTCCTAGGTTTAATAATTGTGCTTCATGCATGTCTTATTAGAGTTCATGGaagtatttatttatttgtcTTTAGGAAAGTTGAGTGGTATTTATTAAGGGATCTGAAGGGGTTGTGTGTTGTTTATACAACTTATATGTAGTAAAGATAGTGAATAATGAAATATTAGATTGTGTTTTATTGTTTGTTAAATTTAGTCGTGGATTCCACTTGTTATCTCCTTTCCTCCTACTTGCTTCTCCTCTATCTTGATCCCTTTCTCCTTGTTTGCTTAATTTTCTACCATTTCTGGTGTCATTAAATGGGGACAACTACAATAAATTAACCTACTAGCACTATAACAAAATTTAAGAAAAACAGTTATTATAAATGAGGGTAAATTATAGGGACACCTTAACTTAAGTTGTCTTAGAGACACCCTCTGGACTTCAAAATGTTCAAATAGGTCCTTCAAGTTTTCAAATTGTGTTCCACATTGGTCCTTTTGCTCCCTGACCAACGGACGATGTTAGCCTATCGTTACCAAAATATCTTCACCCTCTTCAGAGTGCGGATGAGTATAAGGGGTTTGGAGTGCTCTGAGATCTGTTTGGCAAGTGATTCATAACTATGGGCCATATACTAAGGATGTTTTGAGATTTGTGCAGGCAGATGAATGGAGCTTGGAGTGCTTTGGGATATGTGCGATGGGTGATCCTTACCTATGGGCCATATTATTGAGGGTGCATTGAGATATATGCAGGCGGATGAATGAAGAAGTTCGGTGTGCTTTGAGATTTGCATGGTGGATGATCTGTAAGAATAGGTTATATACTAATGGTGCTTTGAAATCTGTGAAGGTGGATGAATGAAGAGGTTTAGAGTGATTTGAAATTTGTGTGGTAGGTAATCCTTCACTATAAGCCATATACCATGGGTGCTTTGAGATTTGTCCAGGTAGATGAATGATGGCAAAGTGCTTTGAGATTTGCATAATGGGTGATCCTTAACTATAAGTCATATACTAAagatgctttgagatctataggTAGATGAATGAAGGtgtttggagtgctttgagatctgcaTGATGGGTGATCCTTAAGTATGGGCCATATGCTAATGGTTCTTTGAGATTTGTTCTTGGTCTTTTCCCCCTCAAACAACCGATATAGATAGTATTTTGGTCATAATACAATTTTATGCGACCATGTGATGGTCACGTGACATCATTCTGTTAATGGAGATGCATGGCAACACCAATTTGGAAGCTTGAAAGATCCATTTGGAATTTTTTAAAGCCAAGGGGTTGTCTTTGAAATGGGCTCTAAAGTTGAGAGGGtgtctctataattttctctataAATTAACCTATCGGCACCATAACTAAATTTAATAAGAAATAAGTTTAAGGCCCACTTCTATGACCTTATTATTGTTTAATTACTATTTGGATCCTGAACTGATCAATATGCGTCTGTTTGGAAAATTCTGACAACGGGTGCTCTTCACTAGGCACTGGCAGGTTATATCTAACTAAACATAGAACAATGCTCCTCACAAGCATTTGTACTCATAACTGAATATTATATACTTGTAAAAATTTGTGAGAACTGATCATCATCTCTTCTTATTTCAACTTTAAGGAACTCTGCTTCTCAATGGAGAAAAATAACTGATTCCAGAAATCTCATTTCACATTGCAGGTGATTAGGTTTCCTATGTTCCCCCAATTCCAGTTGCACTTTATCTGAACTGATGTCTAATCTCTTTGCATAGCCTACTCATCAGCCACTTTAATTGTTTAAGGTTTTTCTTCTTAtcaatatgatgatatgaaactgACAAGTTTTAGATATTTGCATTCTGTAAACCTGTTTACTGGTATGACCATTTATTCTCTTTTATTTAGAATCACGATGCCTTCAAATTTGAATGGTCTTGATAGGCCTAATAGACAAGATCCTTACTTCTCAGGATGTTGAAACAGGATAAGGATTAGGGATGCTTTTAACTTCACTTTTTTGTTCTTCTATAGAGGAAACTTGCTATAAGCATAGAGAGGCATATTGTTATGAAGTGTTAGGGAGTTGTGGAAAAGAGAAGATTGGGTGTTTAGTTTTCCATTCACATATTTCTTTAAAGGTTGCAGAGATGCTCTTGGTGGCTGAAGTTTGGTGAATGAACCTGGACCCATTATACAGCTGGGAACCATTGACAACAAAATAACGCTCTGAAGGCACATGCATTCATGATCTGATAAATTTGAAACCAGATTTTAGTTTCATTA contains these protein-coding regions:
- the LOC105045577 gene encoding uncharacterized protein isoform X2; its protein translation is MARKSSPEIDDELFNEVYGKEYTGPPGSTANNVSAKGNTNKRPSAGTQSDEEDEPRDPNAVPTDFTSREAKVWEAKAKATERNWKKRKEEEMICKICGESGHFTQGCPSTLGSNRKSADFFERVPARDKNVRALFSEKVISQIERDVGCKIKMDEKFLIVSGKDRLILAKGVDAVHKVIQEDKGKSRSPTGSNRTRSRSPDESPRGAELRRSESQRSHSSPRNTSRFQSRGFNQDRHVQDHVREGSQKLRGSSQAYANDGGKGRPARSKSPLRSSFGGDVYRPYDGHSHNTGLHKSGNWDIERHGMDSHSERKFDFPNYPQTLEELEMEFKREVMELGRVRDQEEDEENYKHRECIRELRENYVKKLAIIRGVHKRQWEEFLRLDIQMRQQAQQTAYNQPAYPGYDQASRNVQYMGSGLPMDSRSRYAYPGENYSASRPHDAYSEFQHQRHESFGKAYGRY